The Acanthochromis polyacanthus isolate Apoly-LR-REF ecotype Palm Island chromosome 17, KAUST_Apoly_ChrSc, whole genome shotgun sequence genome has a window encoding:
- the zfpl1 gene encoding zinc finger protein-like 1: MGLCKCPKRKVTNLFCFEHRVNVCEHCLVSNHNKCIVQSYLQWLQDSDYNPNCALCNTPLTAQDTVRLVCYDVFHWSCLNNLATRLPLHTAPAGYQCPTCQGPVFPPSNLASPIADVLKEQLSSVNWARAGLGLPLIEEPIGVHEASTANDVTDYTDWSTFDAQEQSNIYPSHSYNTSLSPPPTSVSAPAQEDLGGPHKNGDPNKQEHSVINFTTAADTITINTASSPRKIYDTRDIAHSSVTQIDFDDDKYRRRPALSWFAQILKNRTGGKRTSLSWKQRVFMLLLVGVLGFFTLIIIMAKLGRASAGSDPNLDPLLNPNIRVGKN, from the exons ATGGGTCTCTGCAAGTGTCCGAAGAGAAAGGTGACCAATTTATTCTGCTTTGAACATCGTGTGAACGTGTGCGAGCATTGCCTCGTCTCCAACCACAACAAG TGTATCGTGCAGTCGTATCTGCAGTGGCTTCAGGACAGCGATTACAACCCCAACTGTGCTCTGTGCAACACTCCACTGACTGCACAAGACACCGTCAGACTGGTCTGCTATG ATGTGTTTCACTGGTCATGTCTTAATAACTTGGCAACACGGCTGCCCCTCCATACGGCCCCAGCAGGATACCAGTGCCCCACCTGCCAGGGTCCAGTGTTCCCCCCTTCCAACCTGGCCAGCCCGATTGCTGATGTGCTGAAAGAGCAGCTGTCATCTGTTAATTGGGCGAGGGCTGGTTTAGGACTGCCACTG ATTGAAGAGCCAATTGGAGTCCATGAGGCGTCCACAGCTAACGATGTCACTGATTACACAGACTGGTCAACCTTTGATG CACAAGAGCAAAGTAACATATACCCCAGCCACTCTTACAACACCAGCCTCAGCCCACCGCCCACTTCAGTCTCAGCTCCAGCACAAGAAGACCTTGGGGGTCCACATAAAAATGGGGATCCAAATAAGCAGGAGCACTCTGTGATCAACTTCACCACTGCCGCTGACACTATCACGATAAACACAG CATCATCACCACGAAAGATCTACGACACACGAGACATCGCCCACAGCTCTGTCACACAGATTGACTTTGATGATGACAAGTACCGGCGGCGACCAGCGTTGAGTTGGTTTGCTCAAATTCTCAA GAACCGTACAGGTGGAAAGCGGACATCCCTGTCCTGGAAACAGCGGGTCTTCATGCTTCTCTTGGTCGGAGTTCTGGGATTCTTTACGTTGATAATCATCATGGCTAAACTTGGACGTGCCTCGGCCGGCTCAGACCCTAATTTGGACCCTCTTCTTAACCCCAACATCCGTGTGGGGAAAAACTGA
- the si:dkey-273o13.3 gene encoding uncharacterized protein si:dkey-273o13.3, which produces MILQEQNEGLHQSLLKTAVRMECLGEEFMSSQKLLEAELQRTRLELSNLTERFKRLHDNYSSTQQTNNLLEQKLHSVAQNMEGERERLNQRISELTEQLSGTKFVNNMDVFNVASVPADTNLHFQPDDAIDQMVLPIAPPPAEFMDSHNCGKAKATGQEQLLGSVPEEEESDWSEMGEETPRLILTGSSRGQTWRHQEGDLDKDSESGGEEIIRRHSSRLMQIPHLQFTIHNEILSASHTNSCPSGFKNLSDSLKGEGSYRITTSPSLGSAILIRSASLEEIPLARHHMQKELRGTEAMMNLHHPGEDSDNEIIHHWRTSDNRDSRASESDNSLASLQSAERMLNHFMCDPQSSEGREAGRAEVHGWTGGIPDDVLKDERTKL; this is translated from the exons AT GATACTACAGGAGCAGAATGAAGGTCTGCACCAAAGTTTGCTGAAGACAGCAGTGAGGATGGAGTGTCTAGGAGAGGAATTCATGAGCAGCCAAAAGCTGTTGGAGGCAGAACTTCAGAGGACACGCTTGGAGCTCAGCAACCTCACAGAGAGGTTTAAAAG ACTACATGATAACTACTCCTCCACACAACAGACCAATAATCTTCTAGAGCAAAAGCTTCATTCAGTG GCTCAGAATATGGAAGGCGAACGCGAGAGGTTGAACCAGCGTATTTCAGAGCTGACCGAGCAGCTCTCTGGTACAAAATTTGTCAACAACATGGATGTATTCAAT GTAGCATCAGTGCCAGCTGATACCAACCTTCATTTTCAACCAGATGATGCCATTGATCAGATGGTTCTCCCCATCGCTCCCCCTCCGGCGGAGTTCATGGACAGCCATAACTGTGGAAAGGCCAAAGCCACTGGACAGGAGCAACTTCTGGGTTCGGTTCCAGAGGAAGAGGAATCTGACTGGTCAGAGATGGGAGAGGAGACTCCACGGTTAATACTGACAGGATCAAGCAGAGGTCAAACATGGAGACACCAGGAAGGAGACCTGGACAAAGATAGTGAGTCGGGAGGCGAGGAAATCATCAGACGACACTCTTCTCGCCTAATGCAGATACCTCATCTGCAGTTCACCATCCACAATGAGATTTTATCAGCATCCCACACTAATTCCTGCCCTTCTGGTTTCAAGAATCTGTCTGATAGCTTGAAGGGAGAGGGAAGTTACAGGATCACAACAAGTCCAAGCCTTGGGTCTGCCATCCTGATCCGGTCAGCCAGCCTGGAGGAAATCCCTCTGGCACGCCATCACATGCAGAAAGAGCTGAGAGGCACAGAGGCCATGATGAACCTGCACCACCCAGGAGAGGATTCAGATAATGAGATCATTCATCACTGGAGAACGAGCGACAACAGGGACAGCAGAGCTTCAGAGTCAGACAACAGCCTGGCCAGCCTGCAGTCGGCCGAGCGGATGCTCAACCACTTCATGTGTGATCCTCAGTCCAGTGAAGGAAGAGAGGCAGGCAGGGCTGAGGTGCACGGATGGACAGGAGGGATTCCAGATGATGTGTTGAAAGACGAACGAACAAAGCTGTGA
- the rom1a gene encoding rod outer segment membrane protein 1a — protein sequence MVVMKMKFPFQKRVKLAQGLWLLSWCATVAGATTFTLGCVLKTELRRRAEVMDNADVHIVPNTLMIVGLASLGINYFASKICQDALDAGRFPRWKNFLKPYFAASCFFTVLMLLAVIMSYAMKGSLESSLKIGLRNGIRFYKDTDTPGRCFQKQNIDRLQMEFQCCGNNDFRDWFEVQWISNRYLDFSSKEVKDRIKSNVDGRYLLDGVPFSCCNPSSPRPCIQYQLTNNSAHYNYDYQTEELNIYLRGCREALVNYYMGLMNTIGAGVLSIFILQGSVLVSLRFLQTAMEAVAGKENTEIETEGYLLEKSVKDTVMEYLNPVLKFLLLTNQVEEGATTSGATPAAT from the exons ATGGtggtgatgaagatgaagtTCCCCTTTCAGAAAAGGGTGAAGCTCGCCCAGGGACTGTGGCTCCTGTCCTGGTGTGCCACAGTCGCCGGGGCCACGACCTTCACCCTGGGGTGCGTCCTCAAGACGGAGCTTCGCAGGAGGGCAGAG GTCATGGATAATGCAGACGTACATATTGTGCCCAACACCCTCATGATTGTTGGTCTGGCCTCCTTGGGTATCAACTACTTTGCGTCAAAGATCTGTCAGGATGCCCTGGATGCTGGGCGGTTTCCTCGCTGGAAGAATTTCTTGAAGCCCTACTTCGCTGCCTCTTGCTTCTTCACCGTTCTCATGCTGCTCGCTGTCATCATGAGCTACGCAATGAAGGGCAGTCTGGAGTCTTCTCTGAAGATCGGCCTGAGGAACGGCATCCGCTTCTACAAGGACACAGACACCCCCGGACGCTGCTTCCAGAAGCAGAACATCGATCGCCTGCAGATGGAGTTTCAGTGCTGTGGAAACAATGACTTCAGGGACTGGTTTGAGGTCCAGTGGATCAGCAACCGCTACCTTGATTTCAGCTCTAAGGAAGTGAAAGA CCGCATCAAGAGCAACGTGGATGGACGTTACTTGTTAGATGGAGTCCCTTTCAGCTGCTGCAACCCCAGCTCTCCACGACCATGCATCCAGTATCAGCTCACCAACAACTCAGCTCACTATAACTACGACTACCAAACCGAGGAGCTCAACATCTACCTCCGAGGCTGCAGAGAGGCCCTGGTCAACTACTACATGGGCCTGATGAACACCATTGGAGCTGGAGTGCTGTCCATCTTCATCCTACAG GGCTCTGTGCTGGTGAGCTTGCGCTTCCTGCAGACGGCCATGGAGGCAGTGGCCGGGAAGGAAAACACAGAGATCGAGACAGAAGGCTACTTGCTGGAGAAATCAGTTAAGGACACCGTCATGGAGTACCTTAACCCTGTGCTGAAGTTCTTGCTGCTTACAAACCAGGTGGAAGAGGGAGCCACCACCTCGGGTGCGACCCCAGCTGCCACCTAA